In Tolypothrix sp. NIES-4075, the following proteins share a genomic window:
- a CDS encoding non-ribosomal peptide synthetase, with protein sequence MKIIIEEFLSYLCSLDIKLWADGDRLRCSAPEGTLTPSLRVQLQERKAEILAFLQKANLASSSTLDPILPVPREGKLPLSFAQQRLWFLQQLEVDSGFYNIPVAVRFQGQLNITALESSLNYIINRHESLRTNFVIVDGQPISVIHPNRGLTLQVVDLQQLAQTQREITCKQLVIEEATRPFDLAVDPLVRASLLKLQEKEHVLLVVMHHIVSDGWSIGVLVRELAAVYQAACNCTPIALPELPIQYADFAVWQLCWLQGEVLESQLAYWKQQLQSVPALLELPTDHPRPAVQTYRGATENFTVSQELNAALFALSQRQGVTLFMTLLAAFQTLLSRYTGQTDICVGTPIANRNRGETEQLIGLFANTLVLRSNLSNNPSFADFLSQVREVALGAYAHQDLPFEQLVEQLQPERSLSYTPLFQVMFVLQNAPMPELELTDLTLCGFPLVSSTAKFDLTLSLENTERGLSGSIEYNTDLFDPATIRRMAGHYQTLLEAIVANPQQKLSDLALLTASEQHQILVEWNLTQAPYPKNLCLHSLFEQQVEKTPDAVAVVFEDQQLTYGQLNAKANQLAHQLLSLGVGPEVLVGICTERSLEMVLGLLAILKAGGAYVPLDPIYPTERLAYILEDAGVEVLLVQQQLLPTLTEYDGRVVYLDKNSYSDHSSSNPDSGVQADNLAYAIYTSGSTGRPKGVQIRHDAVVNFLTSMSRQPGLVSSDVLVAVTTITFDIAALELFGPLSLGACVVVSREVVADGGQSTAALATSSATVMQGTPATWRLLTSAGWIGNQQLKILCGGEALSRELASQLLERADSLWNMYGPTETTIWSAVSQVQPGSGSVSIGGAIANTQFYLLDANLQPVPVGVPGELHIGGDGLARGYLNRPELTAEKFIPNLFGDAGSRLYKTGDLVRYLTDGNIEYLGRIDHQVKIRGFRMELGEIEAQLSQHPSVQLSVVIAKEIAGDKRLVAYIVPQVEPAPTISQLRDFLKQQLPEYMVPSYFVVLDSLPLTPNGKVDRRALPEPGGQLESDNFVAPRTPTEEMLAGIWASLLGIERVGVYDNFFELGGHSLLATQLISRVASTFAVELALRSLFEQPTVAALAECIKTNQHTGQQRQTPSIIKVARQSSMPLSFAQQRLWFLQQLEVDSGFYNIPVAVRFQGQLNITALESSLNYIINRHESLRTNFVTVDGQPISVIHPNRGLTLQVVDLQQLAQTQREITCKQLVIEEATRPFDLAVDPLVRASLLKLQEKEHVLLVVMHHIVSDGWSIGVLVRELAAVYQAACNCTPIALPELPIQYADFAVWQLCWLQGEVLESQLAYWKQQLQSVPALLELPTDHPRPAVQTYRGATENFTVSQELNAALFALSQRQGVTLFMTLLAAFQTLLSRYTGQTDICVGTPIANRNRGETEQLIGLFANTLVLRSNLSNNPSFADFLSQVREVALGAYAHQDLPFEQLVEQLQPERSLSYTPLFQVMFVLQNAPMPELELTDLTLCGFPLVSSTAKFDLTLSLENTERGLSGSIEYNTDLFDPATIRRMAGHYQTLLEAIVANPQQKLSDLALLTASEQHQILVEWNLTQAPYPKNLCLHSLFEQQVEKTPDAVAVVFEDQQLTYGQLNAKANQLAHQLLSLGVGPEVLVGICTERSLEMVLGLLAILKAGGAYVPLDPIYPTERLAYILEDAGVEVLLVQQQLLPTLTEYDGRVVYLDKNSYSDHSSSNPDSGVQADNLAYAIYTSGSTGRPKGVQIRHDAVVNFLTSMSRQPGLVSSDVLVAVTTITFDIAALELFGPLSLGACVVVSREVVADGGQSTAALATSSATVMQGTPATWRLLTSAGWIGNQQLKILCGGEALSRELASQLLERADSLWNMYGPTETTIWSAVSQVQPGSGSVSIGGAIANTQFYLLDANLQPVPVGVPGELHIGGDGLARGYLNRPELTAEKFIPNLFGDAGSRLYKTGDLVRYLTDGNIEYLGRIDHQVKIRGFRMELGEIEAQLSQHPSVQLSVVIAKEIAGDKRLVAYIVPQVEPAPTISQLRDFLKQQLPEYMVPSYFVVLDSLPLTPNGKVDRRALPEPGGQLESDNFVAPRTPTEEMLAGIWASLLGIERVGVYDNFFELGGDSILTIQVVAKANQAGLQLTVKQLFERQTIAELAAGTTAVNQAEQGVMTGALPLTPIQHWFFEQNLPEPAHWNQTLLLQMQLAIEPNILEQVVQQLLVHHDALRLRFERTNSGWQQKNAAVDDRVPFTQIDLSTLPEAQHKAAIEAKVAELQTSLNLSNGPVVQVAWLFLGDRLPSKLLIVIHHLAVDVVSWQILLSDLQTAYQQLSGGAAIQLPPKTTAFKHWAQRLAEYAQSQPLEKELGYWLTESYEQVASIPVDYPLGTNTEASARTVSVSLSVEETRVLLEEVPKAYSTQIDDVLLTALVQVLAQWTGSNSILLNLEGHGREDIFENLDLSRTVGWFSTIFPVVLELLTDNLGDTLKSVKEQLRSVPQQGIGYGLLRYLKGDTEIAAKLKALPQAQVSFNYLGQFDQLLQTSSIFKVVSESTEPSRSPIANRSHLLDVSGLILEDQLRLNWTYSEKVHLDSTVESLAHKFLQALQALIAHCLSPEVGGYTPSDFPVADLSQTDLDELIAQLQQEDLDY encoded by the coding sequence ATGAAAATTATTATCGAAGAGTTTTTATCTTACCTGTGTAGTTTGGATATAAAGCTTTGGGCTGATGGCGATCGCCTCCGCTGTAGCGCCCCCGAAGGAACACTGACACCTTCTCTGCGCGTTCAGTTGCAAGAGCGCAAAGCAGAAATCCTTGCGTTTCTACAAAAGGCTAATCTTGCCTCAAGTTCCACTCTTGATCCCATTCTGCCCGTTCCACGAGAAGGAAAGCTACCTCTCTCCTTCGCCCAACAACGCTTGTGGTTCCTACAGCAATTAGAAGTTGATAGTGGATTTTACAACATTCCGGTGGCAGTGCGTTTTCAAGGTCAACTCAACATTACGGCTTTGGAGTCGAGTCTCAATTACATCATCAACCGCCACGAATCCCTACGCACCAACTTCGTTATCGTAGACGGGCAACCGATTAGTGTGATTCACCCGAACCGTGGCTTAACACTGCAAGTTGTAGACTTGCAACAGCTAGCCCAAACACAGCGAGAAATCACTTGCAAACAACTGGTAATTGAAGAAGCAACCCGACCGTTTGATTTGGCAGTTGACCCGTTAGTGCGAGCAAGTTTGCTCAAGCTACAAGAAAAAGAACACGTGTTGCTGGTGGTGATGCACCATATTGTTTCAGATGGTTGGTCAATCGGCGTGCTGGTGCGCGAGCTAGCAGCAGTATACCAGGCTGCGTGCAACTGTACACCGATTGCACTGCCAGAATTGCCAATTCAGTACGCCGACTTTGCGGTGTGGCAGCTTTGTTGGTTGCAAGGGGAGGTACTTGAGTCTCAACTAGCATACTGGAAGCAACAACTCCAAAGTGTTCCTGCTTTGTTGGAATTACCCACAGACCACCCGCGACCTGCCGTTCAAACCTATAGGGGGGCTACCGAGAACTTCACAGTTTCCCAAGAGCTAAACGCAGCACTGTTTGCCTTGAGCCAGCGACAAGGAGTAACCTTGTTCATGACGTTGCTGGCAGCATTTCAAACATTGCTGAGTCGCTACACCGGGCAAACTGATATCTGCGTTGGCACACCAATTGCCAACCGCAATCGTGGCGAAACAGAGCAGTTAATTGGGTTATTTGCCAACACTTTAGTGCTACGCAGCAATCTGTCAAACAACCCAAGTTTTGCTGATTTTCTATCGCAAGTGCGGGAAGTGGCACTCGGTGCTTACGCTCATCAAGACCTACCCTTCGAGCAGTTAGTCGAACAATTGCAGCCAGAGCGTTCCTTAAGCTACACACCACTGTTCCAAGTGATGTTTGTGCTGCAAAATGCGCCGATGCCAGAATTGGAGCTGACCGATTTAACGCTCTGTGGGTTTCCACTTGTTAGCTCCACAGCCAAGTTTGATTTGACTTTATCGCTAGAAAACACGGAGCGAGGATTAAGCGGGTCAATCGAATATAATACAGATTTGTTTGACCCTGCCACTATCAGACGAATGGCAGGGCATTATCAAACTTTACTTGAAGCAATTGTTGCCAATCCCCAACAGAAGCTATCAGATTTAGCGCTACTGACTGCCAGCGAACAACATCAGATACTAGTGGAATGGAACCTCACCCAAGCTCCTTACCCCAAAAATTTGTGCCTGCATTCCTTGTTTGAACAACAAGTCGAGAAAACACCGGATGCGGTGGCAGTGGTGTTTGAAGACCAGCAACTGACATATGGCCAGTTAAACGCCAAAGCCAACCAACTAGCACACCAGTTACTTTCATTGGGTGTCGGACCGGAGGTATTAGTAGGTATTTGCACGGAACGGTCGCTGGAGATGGTGCTAGGACTGCTGGCAATTCTCAAGGCGGGTGGAGCATATGTACCACTTGACCCGATTTATCCAACAGAGCGATTGGCGTACATTTTAGAAGACGCCGGTGTAGAAGTGCTGCTTGTGCAACAACAATTGCTGCCAACGCTGACCGAATATGATGGACGTGTTGTCTACTTGGACAAAAATTCGTACAGCGACCACAGTTCATCCAACCCTGATAGTGGCGTTCAGGCTGACAACCTCGCCTATGCAATCTACACCAGTGGCTCCACCGGACGACCAAAAGGAGTGCAAATTCGCCACGATGCCGTGGTAAATTTCTTAACATCAATGTCTCGCCAACCGGGTCTGGTGTCATCAGATGTGCTGGTGGCGGTGACTACCATTACCTTTGATATTGCCGCGTTGGAACTGTTTGGACCGTTGAGCTTGGGTGCATGTGTAGTCGTCAGTCGGGAAGTTGTTGCTGATGGTGGTCAAAGCACAGCTGCCTTGGCGACATCAAGCGCGACGGTGATGCAAGGCACACCCGCCACTTGGCGACTGCTGACTTCAGCGGGTTGGATTGGCAACCAGCAATTGAAAATACTCTGCGGTGGTGAAGCTTTATCCCGGGAACTTGCAAGTCAATTGCTCGAACGCGCAGATAGCTTGTGGAATATGTACGGTCCGACAGAAACCACCATCTGGTCAGCCGTATCCCAAGTACAGCCCGGTTCTGGGTCGGTGTCCATAGGAGGGGCAATTGCCAACACCCAATTTTATCTGCTTGACGCCAATCTGCAACCTGTACCCGTAGGCGTACCGGGCGAATTGCACATTGGTGGAGATGGACTAGCTCGTGGCTACCTCAACCGTCCGGAGTTAACAGCCGAGAAGTTTATTCCCAACTTGTTTGGCGATGCCGGTTCGAGGTTGTACAAAACTGGAGATTTAGTCCGCTACCTCACTGATGGCAACATTGAGTATCTCGGACGCATTGACCATCAAGTCAAGATCCGTGGCTTCCGCATGGAACTTGGAGAAATTGAGGCACAACTGAGCCAACACCCTAGTGTGCAACTTTCAGTCGTCATCGCCAAAGAGATTGCGGGCGACAAGCGCTTAGTGGCTTACATTGTACCTCAGGTTGAGCCTGCACCCACCATTAGCCAGTTGCGTGACTTTCTCAAGCAGCAGCTACCCGAGTACATGGTGCCCTCTTATTTTGTGGTACTCGATAGCTTACCGCTGACACCCAATGGCAAAGTTGACCGTCGTGCCTTACCCGAACCCGGAGGGCAACTTGAATCAGACAACTTTGTTGCTCCCAGAACACCAACTGAAGAAATGCTAGCTGGAATCTGGGCATCGCTGCTGGGTATAGAACGTGTCGGTGTCTATGACAACTTCTTTGAACTTGGTGGACATTCCTTACTAGCAACGCAACTGATTTCGCGGGTGGCAAGCACATTTGCAGTGGAGTTAGCATTACGCAGCCTGTTTGAGCAACCCACTGTTGCCGCTTTAGCCGAGTGCATCAAAACGAACCAGCACACAGGACAACAAAGACAAACTCCGTCAATAATAAAAGTAGCACGGCAGTCGTCAATGCCACTTTCGTTTGCCCAACAACGCTTGTGGTTCCTACAGCAATTAGAAGTTGATAGTGGATTTTACAACATTCCGGTGGCAGTGCGTTTTCAAGGTCAACTCAACATTACGGCTTTGGAGTCGAGTCTCAATTACATCATCAACCGCCACGAATCCCTACGCACCAACTTCGTTACCGTAGACGGGCAACCGATTAGTGTGATTCACCCGAACCGTGGCTTAACACTGCAAGTTGTAGACTTGCAACAGCTAGCCCAAACACAGCGAGAAATCACTTGCAAACAACTGGTAATTGAAGAAGCAACCCGACCGTTTGATTTGGCAGTTGACCCGTTAGTGCGAGCAAGTTTGCTCAAGCTACAAGAAAAAGAACACGTGTTGCTGGTGGTGATGCACCATATTGTTTCAGATGGTTGGTCAATCGGCGTGCTGGTGCGCGAGCTAGCAGCAGTATACCAGGCTGCGTGCAACTGTACACCGATTGCACTGCCAGAATTGCCAATTCAGTACGCCGACTTTGCGGTGTGGCAGCTTTGTTGGTTGCAAGGGGAGGTACTTGAGTCTCAACTAGCATACTGGAAGCAACAACTCCAAAGTGTTCCTGCTTTGTTGGAATTACCCACAGACCACCCGCGACCTGCCGTTCAAACCTATAGGGGGGCTACCGAGAACTTCACAGTTTCCCAAGAGCTAAACGCAGCACTGTTTGCCTTGAGCCAGCGACAAGGAGTAACCTTGTTCATGACGTTGCTGGCAGCATTTCAAACATTGCTGAGTCGCTACACCGGGCAAACTGATATCTGCGTTGGCACACCAATTGCCAACCGCAATCGTGGCGAAACAGAGCAGTTAATTGGGTTATTTGCCAACACTTTAGTGCTACGCAGCAATCTGTCAAACAACCCAAGTTTTGCTGATTTTCTATCGCAAGTGCGGGAAGTGGCACTCGGTGCTTACGCTCATCAAGACCTACCCTTCGAGCAGTTAGTCGAACAATTGCAGCCAGAGCGTTCCTTAAGCTACACACCACTGTTCCAAGTGATGTTTGTGCTGCAAAATGCGCCGATGCCAGAATTGGAGCTGACCGATTTAACGCTCTGTGGGTTTCCACTTGTTAGCTCCACAGCCAAGTTTGATTTGACTTTATCGCTAGAAAACACGGAGCGAGGATTAAGCGGGTCAATCGAATATAATACAGATTTGTTTGACCCTGCCACTATCAGACGAATGGCAGGGCATTATCAAACTTTACTTGAAGCAATTGTTGCCAATCCCCAACAGAAGCTATCAGATTTAGCGCTACTGACTGCCAGCGAACAACATCAGATACTAGTGGAATGGAACCTCACCCAAGCTCCTTACCCCAAAAATTTGTGCCTGCATTCCTTGTTTGAACAACAAGTCGAGAAAACACCGGATGCGGTGGCAGTGGTGTTTGAAGACCAGCAACTGACATATGGCCAGTTAAACGCCAAAGCCAACCAACTAGCACACCAGTTACTTTCATTGGGTGTCGGACCGGAGGTATTAGTAGGTATTTGCACGGAACGGTCGCTGGAGATGGTGCTAGGACTGCTGGCAATTCTCAAGGCGGGTGGAGCATATGTACCACTTGACCCGATTTATCCAACAGAGCGATTGGCGTACATTTTAGAAGACGCCGGTGTAGAAGTGCTGCTTGTGCAACAACAATTGCTGCCAACGCTGACCGAATATGATGGACGTGTTGTCTACTTGGACAAAAATTCGTACAGCGACCACAGTTCATCCAACCCTGATAGTGGCGTTCAGGCTGACAACCTCGCCTATGCAATCTACACCAGTGGCTCCACCGGACGACCAAAAGGAGTGCAAATTCGCCACGATGCCGTGGTAAATTTCTTAACATCAATGTCTCGCCAACCGGGTCTGGTGTCATCAGATGTGCTGGTGGCGGTGACTACCATTACCTTTGATATTGCCGCGTTGGAACTGTTTGGACCGTTGAGCTTGGGTGCATGTGTAGTCGTCAGTCGGGAAGTTGTTGCTGATGGTGGTCAAAGCACAGCTGCCTTGGCGACATCAAGCGCGACGGTGATGCAAGGCACACCCGCCACTTGGCGACTGCTGACTTCAGCGGGTTGGATTGGCAACCAGCAATTGAAAATACTCTGCGGTGGTGAAGCTTTATCCCGGGAACTTGCAAGTCAATTGCTCGAACGCGCAGATAGCTTGTGGAATATGTACGGTCCGACAGAAACCACCATCTGGTCAGCCGTATCCCAAGTACAGCCCGGTTCTGGGTCGGTGTCCATAGGAGGGGCAATTGCCAACACCCAATTTTATCTGCTTGACGCCAATCTGCAACCTGTACCCGTAGGCGTACCGGGCGAATTGCACATTGGTGGAGATGGACTAGCTCGTGGCTACCTCAACCGTCCGGAGTTAACAGCCGAGAAGTTTATTCCCAACTTGTTTGGCGATGCCGGTTCGAGGTTGTACAAAACTGGAGATTTAGTCCGCTACCTCACTGATGGCAACATTGAGTATCTCGGACGCATTGACCATCAAGTCAAGATCCGTGGCTTCCGCATGGAACTTGGAGAAATTGAGGCACAACTGAGCCAACACCCTAGTGTGCAACTTTCAGTCGTCATCGCCAAAGAGATTGCGGGCGACAAGCGCTTAGTGGCTTACATTGTACCTCAGGTTGAGCCTGCACCCACCATTAGCCAGTTGCGTGACTTTCTCAAGCAGCAGCTACCCGAGTACATGGTGCCCTCTTATTTTGTGGTACTCGATAGCTTACCGCTGACACCCAATGGCAAAGTTGACCGTCGTGCCTTACCCGAACCCGGAGGGCAACTTGAATCAGACAACTTTGTTGCTCCCAGAACACCAACTGAAGAAATGCTAGCTGGAATCTGGGCATCGCTGCTGGGTATAGAACGTGTCGGTGTCTATGACAACTTCTTTGAACTTGGTGGCGATTCTATTCTCACCATTCAAGTAGTTGCCAAAGCCAATCAAGCCGGACTGCAACTGACAGTGAAACAACTGTTTGAGCGTCAGACGATCGCAGAATTAGCAGCAGGTACAACTGCTGTTAATCAAGCTGAACAAGGTGTAATGACAGGGGCATTGCCGCTGACACCAATTCAGCACTGGTTCTTTGAGCAGAATTTACCTGAGCCAGCACACTGGAACCAAACATTGTTGCTGCAAATGCAACTAGCTATTGAGCCTAATATTTTAGAGCAAGTTGTGCAGCAGTTGCTAGTACATCATGATGCCTTGCGCTTGCGTTTTGAGAGAACAAATTCTGGTTGGCAGCAGAAGAACGCTGCGGTTGACGATCGCGTGCCATTTACCCAGATAGATTTATCAACACTACCAGAAGCACAGCACAAAGCTGCGATTGAAGCAAAAGTCGCAGAACTACAAACTAGCTTAAACCTGTCAAACGGACCAGTGGTGCAAGTTGCTTGGTTGTTTCTTGGCGATCGCTTGCCCAGCAAACTGCTAATAGTCATCCACCACTTAGCAGTAGATGTTGTATCATGGCAGATTTTGTTGTCAGACTTGCAAACAGCCTACCAGCAACTCAGTGGCGGCGCAGCCATACAATTGCCACCGAAGACCACAGCGTTCAAACATTGGGCGCAACGATTGGCAGAGTATGCACAATCACAACCCTTGGAAAAAGAACTGGGTTATTGGCTAACAGAATCATATGAGCAAGTTGCAAGCATACCAGTAGACTATCCTCTGGGTACGAACACCGAAGCATCTGCACGTACGGTGTCTGTATCATTGTCTGTAGAAGAAACCCGTGTATTACTCGAAGAGGTGCCAAAAGCGTACAGCACACAAATCGATGACGTGTTGCTTACAGCCTTGGTGCAGGTATTAGCTCAATGGACTGGGTCGAACTCTATCCTGCTAAACTTGGAAGGTCATGGACGAGAAGACATTTTTGAAAATTTAGATTTATCACGCACTGTGGGATGGTTTAGCACCATCTTTCCAGTGGTGTTAGAGCTACTAACAGACAATCTAGGTGACACCTTAAAGTCTGTCAAAGAGCAACTGCGTTCGGTTCCGCAGCAAGGTATTGGCTATGGCTTGCTGCGCTATCTCAAAGGCGACACCGAAATTGCCGCCAAACTAAAAGCCTTACCACAAGCTCAGGTAAGTTTCAACTATTTGGGTCAATTCGATCAACTGCTACAAACATCTTCTATTTTCAAAGTTGTCAGTGAATCTACCGAACCTAGCCGTAGCCCGATCGCAAACCGCAGCCATTTGCTGGATGTTAGTGGCTTAATTTTAGAGGATCAGCTGCGACTGAATTGGACCTACAGTGAAAAAGTGCATCTGGACAGCACAGTTGAGAGTCTAGCACACAAGTTTTTGCAAGCCTTGCAAGCGCTGATTGCTCATTGTTTATCTCCTGAGGTTGGAGGTTACACACCTTCAGACTTTCCCGTAGCAGACTTAAGCCAAACAGACCTTGACGAGTTGATTGCACAACTACAACAGGAGGATTTGGATTACTAA
- a CDS encoding MFS transporter, which translates to MRTFIIIWIGQLASLLGSGLTGFALSIWVYKNTNSVTQFALISLFTLLPGMIVSPLAGSLGDRRDRRKVIILSNCGAGLSILSIAVLYFIGHLEIWHIYAATAASSAFNALQWPAYNAVIPLLVPPQHLVRANAMFQLGLAVSQLISPVLGGFLLVTIQIEGVLILDGITFVFCLVMLLLVRLPKPRTTTKAEGLKSSVWQDALVGWDYITNRPGLFWLLILNCVYHFVEGTAIVLSTPLFLSFTSPAVLGTMLSIGGSGMLLGTALISTWGGGKRRIYSVLGFMMLGGLCMLLAGLRRDVLLCTVAIFFHFFSLPIVVSARQAIFQTKVALDVQARVFAFNRMLIDLSLLLAYLSAGPLADYVFEPLLTINGPLAGSVGKIIGVGSGRGIGLLFILMGMLMMTATVTSYLSPRLRLVESELPNFIPH; encoded by the coding sequence ATGCGGACTTTTATAATCATCTGGATTGGACAACTGGCATCGCTCCTTGGCTCTGGTCTTACTGGCTTTGCTTTAAGTATATGGGTGTACAAAAATACGAACTCAGTCACTCAGTTTGCGTTGATTTCTTTGTTTACTTTGCTACCGGGCATGATCGTCTCCCCGCTTGCGGGTTCGCTTGGGGATCGGCGGGACCGACGCAAGGTAATAATTTTGAGCAATTGTGGAGCTGGGTTGAGCATCCTTTCGATTGCAGTGCTATATTTCATTGGACATCTTGAAATCTGGCATATCTACGCAGCAACAGCTGCTAGTTCCGCTTTCAACGCCTTGCAGTGGCCTGCTTATAATGCTGTGATCCCACTGCTTGTACCACCGCAGCATTTAGTTCGTGCCAATGCTATGTTCCAACTAGGGCTAGCTGTCTCGCAGCTAATTTCGCCAGTGCTAGGAGGCTTTCTCCTAGTGACTATTCAGATTGAAGGTGTCCTTATACTTGACGGAATTACCTTCGTTTTCTGCCTTGTGATGCTCTTGCTGGTTCGGCTGCCCAAACCTAGAACTACGACAAAAGCCGAAGGGTTGAAAAGCTCAGTGTGGCAGGATGCCTTGGTAGGCTGGGATTATATCACAAATCGACCTGGTTTGTTCTGGTTATTGATTCTTAACTGTGTCTACCATTTTGTTGAGGGAACTGCCATTGTGCTATCGACACCACTGTTCCTTTCTTTTACCTCGCCCGCTGTACTTGGCACTATGCTGTCCATCGGTGGCAGCGGTATGCTACTCGGCACAGCACTCATCAGCACTTGGGGTGGAGGGAAGCGCCGCATATATAGCGTACTCGGGTTTATGATGTTGGGCGGGTTATGCATGTTGCTGGCTGGGCTGCGTCGTGACGTTTTGCTGTGTACTGTTGCCATTTTCTTTCACTTCTTCAGTCTGCCGATCGTTGTCAGTGCTAGGCAAGCCATTTTTCAGACCAAAGTTGCGCTTGATGTGCAGGCAAGAGTCTTCGCTTTCAACCGAATGCTGATCGATTTATCCTTGCTGCTTGCTTACCTAAGTGCTGGACCGCTAGCTGACTATGTGTTTGAGCCGCTGCTTACCATTAATGGACCGTTAGCTGGAAGTGTTGGAAAGATAATTGGTGTCGGATCGGGACGTGGCATTGGCTTGCTGTTCATCCTCATGGGAATGCTCATGATGACAGCAACTGTTACCAGCTATCTTTCTCCGCGCTTGCGACTGGTAGAGTCTGAGCTACCAAATTTTATCCCCCACTAA